A genomic segment from Triticum dicoccoides isolate Atlit2015 ecotype Zavitan chromosome 1A, WEW_v2.0, whole genome shotgun sequence encodes:
- the LOC119363055 gene encoding uncharacterized protein At4g08330, chloroplastic-like gives MEKPPIPSIISTVTYCCGACGYDLRLSSLARDTAGGAGARRRCVGAAEVVFDAIDDARFGHLEEFRWLDVRACLPFSRRTRLLCRKCGARLGYGYDDTAAADRPPRYHIKIRALQPAPDPSAAPSDP, from the exons ATGGAGAAGCCGCCGATCCCGAGCATCATCTCCACCGTCACCTACTG CTGCGGGGCGTGCGGGTACGACCTGAGGCTGAGCTCGCTGGCGCGGGACACGGCGGGCGGCGCTGGCGCGAGGCGGCGGTGCGTGGGCGCGGCGGAGGTGGTGTTCGACGCCATCGACGACGCGCGCTTCGGCCACCTGGAGGAGTTCCGGTGGCTGGACGTGCGCGCCTGCCTCCCCTTCTCGCGCCGCACGCGCCTGCTCTGCCGCAAGTGCGGCGCCCGCCTCGGCTACGGCTACGacgacaccgccgccgccgaccgcccgccGCGCTACCACATCAAGATCCGGGCCCTCCAGCCCGCCCCCGACCCCTCCGCGGCGCCGTCCGATCCGTGA